One genomic window of Mustelus asterias unplaced genomic scaffold, sMusAst1.hap1.1 HAP1_SCAFFOLD_94, whole genome shotgun sequence includes the following:
- the LOC144484152 gene encoding uncharacterized protein LOC144484152 — translation MDKPWKCEDCGKGFNYPYLLENHRHSHTGERPFICSVCGKGFTTSSHLLLHQRTHTEERPFSCSTCGKGFSCSSNLSAHQRVHTGERSFTCSLCGKDFAGPSGLWSHQRIHTGEKPFTCSVCGKRFTLSSNLLSHQRVHTEERPFSCTSCGKRFRSSSNLSTHKRVHTGERLFTCSTCGREFTNSSGLLSHQRIHTEEKPFICTYCGKSFRQLSILTAHQRTHTGERPFTCSMCGKGFTQSGSLHFHELTHTGERPFTCSVCGKGYTRSSHLLTHLQVHNCQQELDFAVTAAVNHIQD, via the coding sequence atggacaaaccgtggaaatgtgaggattgtggtaaaggattcaattatccatacttgctggaaaaccatagacacagtcacactggagagaggccattcatctgttctgtgtgtgggaaaggattcactacctcatcccacctgctgttacaccagcgaactcacactgaggagaggccgttcagctgctccacctgtggaaaggggttctcatgttcatccaacctcagtgcacatcagcgagttcatactggggagagatcgttcacctgctccttgtgtgggaaggattttgctgggccatccggtctttggtcacaccagcgaattcacacaggagagaagccattcacctgttctgtgtgtggtaagagattcactctgtcatctaacctgctgtcacaccagcgagttcacacagaggagagaccgttcagctgcacttcctgtggaaagaggttcaggtcttcatccaacctcagtacacacaagcgagttcacactggggaaaggctgttcacctgttccacgtgtgggagggaattcaccaattcatccggcctcctgtcacatcagcgaattcacactgaggagaagccatttatttgcacatactgtggaaagagtttcaggcagttatcaatcctcactgctcatcaacgcactcacactggggagagaccattcacttgctccatgtgtgggaagggattcactcagtctggcagcctgcatttcCATGAGCTCacgcacactggggagaggccattcacctgctctgtgtgtgggaagggatacactcggtcatcccacttgctgacacatctgCAAGTTCACAATTGTCAGCAGGAGTTGGACTTTGCAGTTACTgcagctgttaatcacatccaggattga